The genomic window CCGGGGTCGAGCAGTAGAGGCCGAAGGTGACGCCGGTGGTGCCGAACTTCGCCGTGTCGGCCGCCACCGCGAGGTCGCAGGCGGCGACGAGCTGGCAGCCGGCCGCCACCGCCACGGAGTGGACCTCCGCGATCACCGGCTGCGGCGCGTTGGCGATCGCCAGCATCATGTCCGAGCACTGGTTGAAGAGGGCGGTGAAGTAGGCCCTGCCCCCGTCCGCATCGGCGTGGTGGGACGCCATCGCCTTCATGTCGTGCCCGGCGCAGAATGCCGGCCCGTCGCTGGCGATGACGATGACGCGCGCGCCCGGCGCGTCGAGCGCGTCCTTGACGGCCGTCATCATCTCGGGCGTCAAAAGATTGCGCTGCGCGGGGCGATTGAGCACGATGCGGCGGACACGGCCCGCGTCTTCGATCAGGACCTGGGGCGTTTCCACCGGCGTCTCTCTTAGGGGAGCGTTCATGGGCTTGAACTTCAATCCAATCTGCGCGCCAGTCAATGCATCTCCCCGACGTTCAGGACTACCTCGCCCGCGAGTTTCCGCAGGTCTTCGGCTCCGGTCACATCGTCGTCGAGGCCGCGCATGACGGCGTCGCGACGCTGGTCCTGACGCCCGGCGACCCGCACCTTCGCCCCGGCGGAATCGTCTCCGGACCGGCCCTGATGACGCTGGCCGACGCCGCCGCCTACGCCGCGCTGCTGTCGCTGACCGCCGAGGCGAAGATGGCGGTGACGACCAACCTCAACATCTCGTTCCTGCGCGCGGGGGCGCCGGGCGCGCCGATCCGTCTGGTGGCGACGGTGGTGAAGCCGGGCCGGCGGCTGTCGGTCATCGTCGCGGAGGCGTTCGCCGGCGACGCACTCCTCGCCCACTGCACGATGACATACGCCATGCCTGCGGCGGATGTAGCCGTGGTATCCTGATACCGTTATCGTAAGTAACTGATTTTATTGGGGTAATAAATTCTTCTTGACGAACTGCGAGCGAACCGACACATACGCGCCACGCTGCGTTCGCGTGGCCCGTCTTTCCTCATCGGATCGTTCGTCATGTATACCCAATCCGCAAAGCCTGCGGAGATCGAGAAGCAGTGGGTGGTGATCGACGCCACCAATCTGGTGGTGGGCCGTCTCGCCTCGCAGATCGCGCTTCGTCTCCGCGGTAAGAACAAGCCGTACTTCACGCCGCACGTGGACTGCGGTGACAATGTCATTGTCATCAATGCCGACAAGGTGGTCTTCACCGGCCGCAAGATCGAGCAGCAGATGTACTACAAGCACACCGGCTATCCGGGCGGCATCAAGGAGCGCTCG from Acuticoccus sediminis includes these protein-coding regions:
- a CDS encoding enoyl-CoA hydratase, with the protein product METPQVLIEDAGRVRRIVLNRPAQRNLLTPEMMTAVKDALDAPGARVIVIASDGPAFCAGHDMKAMASHHADADGGRAYFTALFNQCSDMMLAIANAPQPVIAEVHSVAVAAGCQLVAACDLAVAADTAKFGTTGVTFGLYCSTPAVPLVRAVPDKHAAELLMTGDIIDAARAERIGLVNRVVPAAELTETTMALAHHIATKSAAVLSIGKRTAHQQQSLPLADAYAVAADAMVENLLLADGREGLDAFAKKRHADWQDK
- a CDS encoding PaaI family thioesterase, whose protein sequence is MHLPDVQDYLAREFPQVFGSGHIVVEAAHDGVATLVLTPGDPHLRPGGIVSGPALMTLADAAAYAALLSLTAEAKMAVTTNLNISFLRAGAPGAPIRLVATVVKPGRRLSVIVAEAFAGDALLAHCTMTYAMPAADVAVVS
- the rplM gene encoding 50S ribosomal protein L13, translating into MYTQSAKPAEIEKQWVVIDATNLVVGRLASQIALRLRGKNKPYFTPHVDCGDNVIVINADKVVFTGRKIEQQMYYKHTGYPGGIKERSAKQILEGRFPERVIEAAVKRMMPRGPLGRQQMKNLRVYAGPEHPHEAQQPVSVDLAAQNKKNVRTW